A region of Rattus rattus isolate New Zealand chromosome 7, Rrattus_CSIRO_v1, whole genome shotgun sequence DNA encodes the following proteins:
- the Clec14a gene encoding C-type lectin domain family 14 member A, translated as MRPALALCLLCPAFWPRPGNGEHPTADRAACSVPGACYSLHHATMKRRAAEEACSLRGGTLSTVQSGSELQAVLKLFRAGPGPGGGSKDLMFWVALERDRSQCTQEREPLRGFSWLYTDSEDSENSTLPWVEEPQLSCTVRKCAVLQATGGVEPAGWKEMRCHQRADGYLCKYQFEALCPAPRPGAASNLSFQAPFRLSSSALDFSPPGTEVSAMCPGDFSVSSICVQEETGARWDGLFPGNLLCPCSGRYLLAGKCVELADCLDYLGNFACECVVGFELGKDKRSCETKAEGQLTLEGTKLPTRNVSATPASPVTNKSWPGQVYDKPGEMPQVTGRDRIATSVPEILQWGTQSTLPTVQTSPQTKPKVTITPSGSMMPTLNFASSPPVSLTFDSSSTVVFVLVSIAVIVLVILTITVLGLFKLCFHKSPSSRTRKGALDSQGVECDAEATSLRHNPAQCTDTGGKGA; from the coding sequence ATGAGGCCGGCTCTTGCCCTGTGCCTCCTCTGTCCTGCGTTCTGGCCCCGGCCAGGGAATGGCGAGCACCCCACGGCCGATCGCGCAGCTTGTTCGGTCCCGGGGGCTTGCTACAGCCTGCACCATGCAACCATGAAGAGGAGGGCGGCGGAGGAGGCCTGTAGCTTGCGCGGCGGGACTCTCAGCACGGTGCAGTCCGGTTCTGAGTTGCAAGCTGTGCTCAAGCTCTTTCGTGCAGGTCCCGGGCCTGGTGGAGGCTCCAAAGACCTAATGTTCTGGGTGGCTCTGGAGCGTGACCGTTCACAGTGCACCCAGGAGAGAGAGCCTTTGAGGGGTTTCTCCTGGTTGTACACGGACTCAGAAGACTCGGAGAACAGCACACTACCTTGGGTGGAAGAGCCACAACTTTCTTGCACTGTACGAAAGTGCGCTGTGCTCCAGGCCACCGGGGGAGTGGAGCCTGCTGGCTGGAAGGAGATGCGCTGTCACCAGCGCGCCGATGGCTACCTGTGCAAGTACCAGTTTGAGGCTCTGTGCCCTGCGCCTCGCCCGGGAGCCGCCTCTAACTTAAGTTTCCAAGCTCCCTTCCGGCTGAGCAGTTCTGCCCTGGACTTCAGCCCTCCTGGGACCGAGGTGAGTGCGATGTGTCCCGGGGACTTCTCAGTCTCATCCATCTGCGTCCAGGAAGAGACAGGCGCACGCTGGGATGGGCTTTTCCCTGGGAACTTGCTCTGCCCCTGTTCGGGGAGGTACCTCCTTGCTGGCAAGTGCGTGGAGCTCGCTGACTGCCTAGACTACTTGGGAAACTTCGCCTGCGAATGTGTTGTGGGTTTTGAGCTAGGGAAGGACAAACGCTCTTGTGAGACCAAAGCGGAAGGACAACTAACCCTCGAGGGGACCAAGTTGCCCACTAGGAATGTATCAGCCACTCCAGCCAGTCCTGTGACAAACAAATCATGGCCAGGTCAGGTCTATGACAAGCCAGGAGAGATGCCCCAGGTCACTGGACGAGACCGTATTGCGAcatctgttcctgagattcttcAGTGGGGAACACAGAGTACTTTACCTACTGTTCAAACGTCCCCACAAACCAAGCCAAAAGTCACCATCACACCATCAGGAAGTATGATGCCCACATTGAACTTCGCATCTTCCCCTCCTGTTTCTCTGACTTTCGACTCCTCCTCCACGGTGGTCTTCGTACTTGTGAGCATAGCAGTAATAGTTTTGGTAATCTTGACCATTACAGTGCTGGGACTTTTCAAACTCTGCTTCCACAAAAGCCCTTCCTCCAGGACAAGGAAGGGAGCTTTGGACTCACAGGGTGTGGAATGTGATGCTGAGGCCACCTCTCTGCGGCACAATCCTGCACAATGCACTGACACTGGAGGGAAGGGTGCCTGA